From the genome of Edaphobacter dinghuensis, one region includes:
- a CDS encoding phosphoribosylaminoimidazolesuccinocarboxamide synthase, translated as MSQALLQTSLGDLPLVARGKVRDIYDLGNQQLLFVATDRISAFDHVLATGITDKGRILTQLSLFWFELLQDTVKNHLVTADPAEFPSSCKPYLDQLAGRSMLVKRAEMFPVECVVRGYISGSGWKDYQQTGSICGIQLPAGLRESDKLPEPIFTPAAKNNVGHDENISFQKMVDTIGQKPAEDLRSLTIKIYEKASKHAASRGLILADTKFEFGLIDGEITLADEVLTPDSSRYWPAESYSPGGAQPSFDKQYVRDYLESIRWNKQAPAPGLPPEVVEKTKAKYLEAFRLITGRTEL; from the coding sequence ATGAGCCAAGCCCTTCTCCAGACCAGCCTCGGTGACCTTCCCCTTGTCGCGCGCGGCAAGGTCCGCGACATCTACGACCTCGGCAACCAGCAGCTTCTCTTTGTCGCTACCGACCGTATCTCCGCCTTTGACCATGTGCTCGCCACGGGGATTACGGACAAGGGCCGCATTCTTACCCAGCTCTCGCTCTTCTGGTTTGAGCTGCTTCAGGACACGGTTAAAAACCACCTCGTCACTGCTGACCCCGCAGAGTTCCCCTCGTCTTGTAAGCCATATCTCGACCAGTTGGCAGGACGAAGCATGCTGGTGAAGCGTGCAGAGATGTTTCCGGTCGAGTGCGTTGTTCGCGGTTATATCTCTGGGTCTGGTTGGAAGGACTACCAGCAGACCGGCTCCATCTGCGGCATTCAACTGCCGGCTGGATTGCGCGAGTCCGATAAGCTTCCCGAGCCCATCTTTACTCCTGCCGCCAAGAATAACGTCGGCCATGATGAAAATATCTCCTTCCAGAAGATGGTTGATACCATCGGCCAGAAGCCTGCCGAAGACCTGCGCTCCCTAACGATCAAAATCTACGAAAAGGCAAGCAAACATGCGGCCAGCAGGGGATTGATCCTGGCCGATACTAAGTTTGAATTCGGGCTGATTGACGGAGAAATCACGCTGGCCGACGAAGTTCTTACACCTGACTCCTCGCGCTACTGGCCTGCTGAAAGCTACAGCCCGGGTGGCGCTCAGCCATCTTTCGACAAGCAGTATGTCCGCGACTATCTTGAGTCCATTCGCTGGAACAAGCAGGCTCCGGCCCCGGGGTTGCCGCCGGAGGTGGTTGAAAAGACAAAAGCCAAGTACCTGGAAGCCTTCCGCCTGATTACCGGTCGCACAGAGCTATGA
- a CDS encoding ABC transporter ATP-binding protein, with the protein MAEQDSERDPRNKRGVEATDHEGSAHVSDAGTTDLVDGDDSLIAEVSPDVAPVVEEFMEQAAQQNEAAAEAVPDVRNKPGSYISFEHVYKSFDGFVVLDDVSFCVNSGETLCILGRSGVGKSVSLQMLLGFLKPDKGIIRVAGEDICGLNERELQAIRRKVTMVFQNGALFDSVTVGENVAFPLRERGELAEEQILQVVKGLLEMVGVAGMEDLLPSDLSTGMKRSVAIARALAAQPEAVLYDEPTTMVDPLMAHLLGDLIERLKQQLHLTSIVVTHDTRFAKKLADRVVFLHGGKAHFFGTMKEMEESEDPVLKEFLALDELTVPV; encoded by the coding sequence ATGGCCGAGCAGGACAGCGAGAGAGACCCGCGGAACAAACGGGGTGTGGAGGCGACGGATCATGAGGGATCGGCCCATGTGTCTGACGCTGGGACTACCGATCTTGTCGATGGGGACGACTCGCTGATTGCGGAGGTTTCGCCGGATGTGGCTCCAGTGGTTGAAGAGTTTATGGAGCAGGCCGCGCAGCAGAATGAGGCGGCGGCTGAGGCAGTACCGGATGTCAGGAACAAGCCGGGCTCCTATATCTCTTTTGAGCATGTCTACAAGTCGTTCGACGGCTTTGTGGTGCTCGATGACGTCAGCTTCTGTGTGAACTCGGGCGAGACGCTGTGCATTTTGGGGCGTAGCGGCGTGGGCAAGTCGGTGTCATTGCAGATGCTGCTTGGCTTTCTGAAGCCGGATAAGGGAATCATCCGGGTAGCCGGGGAGGACATCTGCGGGCTCAATGAGCGTGAACTGCAGGCGATTCGGCGCAAGGTGACGATGGTGTTTCAGAATGGAGCGCTGTTCGATTCGGTGACGGTTGGCGAGAATGTAGCGTTTCCGCTGCGAGAGCGTGGCGAGCTGGCCGAGGAACAGATTCTGCAGGTAGTTAAGGGTTTGTTGGAGATGGTGGGGGTGGCGGGGATGGAAGATCTGCTGCCCTCGGACCTGTCGACGGGGATGAAGCGATCGGTGGCGATTGCGCGAGCGCTGGCGGCCCAGCCGGAGGCGGTTCTCTACGACGAGCCGACGACGATGGTGGACCCTCTGATGGCCCACCTGTTAGGAGACCTGATCGAACGCCTGAAGCAGCAGCTTCACCTGACCAGCATCGTCGTAACCCACGACACCCGGTTTGCAAAGAAACTGGCCGACAGGGTGGTGTTCCTGCACGGCGGCAAGGCGCATTTTTTTGGAACGATGAAAGAGATGGAAGAGAGCGAAGACCCTGTGCTGAAGGAGTTTCTGGCGCTTGATGAGCTGACGGTGCCGGTATAG
- the purU gene encoding formyltetrahydrofolate deformylase yields the protein MSKTAVLLIDCPDRKGLVAAIANFLVQQYDANILNADQHQDVELGLFFMRIEFATDDAHCDETNFSAAFTPLAQQFKMNWRLTFATPPQNVAIFVSHYLHCLADLLHRHQTGELSCNLSLIISNHEAARPLADFHKIPFHYMPVTSANKVEVEQRQMALLSDHSIDLAVLARYMQVLSPQFVRAYPQRIINVHHSFLPAFTGARPYHAAFARGVKLIGATSHYVTEVLDEGPIIEQDVTRISQNDQLPDLIQKGRDLERLVLSRAVRWHLSDRILSYANKTVIFA from the coding sequence ATGTCCAAGACCGCCGTTCTCCTCATCGACTGCCCTGACCGCAAAGGTCTCGTCGCCGCCATTGCCAACTTCCTCGTACAGCAATACGACGCCAACATCCTCAATGCCGACCAGCACCAGGACGTCGAGCTCGGCCTCTTCTTCATGCGTATCGAGTTCGCCACCGACGACGCCCATTGCGACGAAACAAACTTCAGCGCTGCCTTCACGCCATTAGCTCAGCAGTTCAAGATGAACTGGCGCCTCACCTTTGCCACGCCCCCACAAAACGTCGCCATCTTCGTTTCACACTATCTCCACTGCCTGGCCGACCTGCTCCACCGCCATCAGACGGGAGAGCTGAGCTGCAATCTCTCGCTCATCATCAGCAATCACGAAGCAGCAAGACCGCTCGCCGACTTCCACAAAATTCCCTTCCACTACATGCCCGTTACCTCTGCCAACAAGGTCGAGGTCGAACAACGGCAGATGGCCCTGCTGAGCGATCACTCCATCGATCTGGCTGTCCTTGCCCGATACATGCAAGTCCTCTCCCCGCAGTTCGTCCGCGCCTATCCCCAGCGTATCATCAATGTGCATCACTCTTTTCTACCCGCCTTCACAGGAGCACGCCCTTACCATGCCGCCTTCGCGCGCGGGGTCAAACTGATAGGCGCAACCAGCCATTACGTCACCGAGGTCCTCGACGAAGGCCCCATCATCGAGCAGGACGTCACCCGCATCTCGCAGAACGACCAGCTTCCCGACCTGATCCAGAAAGGCCGCGACCTCGAGCGCCTCGTCCTCTCCCGAGCTGTCCGCTGGCACCTCAGCGACCGCATCCTCTCCTACGCCAACAAGACCGTCATCTTTGCCTAA
- the mobA gene encoding molybdenum cofactor guanylyltransferase yields the protein MVGLAPSDVSGYVLAGGKSSRMGRDKALLELAGKPLVLRAVEKLRQVCAEVSILGNREELEAYAPLIRDLHEGCGPLGGIEAALAHSTKAWSLFMAVDMPFLPAGFLYAWTKSVMKAQHARIALFTVDGRPQPALCLINHEVAPFVHGAVERGEFKLLPVFREAAKAIGAQRGWDADETLLNLPWSGELSAFDNDLDGWAPTEAQRATSHLWFANLNTPEEFGAAEAFTGLLETD from the coding sequence ATGGTGGGGCTGGCTCCGTCTGATGTGAGCGGGTACGTGCTGGCGGGTGGGAAGAGCTCGCGCATGGGACGGGACAAGGCGTTACTGGAACTGGCGGGTAAGCCGCTGGTCTTGCGGGCGGTAGAGAAGTTGCGGCAGGTCTGCGCGGAGGTTTCTATCCTTGGAAACAGGGAAGAGCTGGAGGCATATGCGCCGCTAATTCGGGATTTGCATGAAGGCTGTGGGCCGCTGGGCGGAATAGAGGCTGCGCTGGCACATTCGACGAAGGCGTGGAGCCTGTTTATGGCTGTGGATATGCCTTTTCTGCCTGCGGGTTTTCTGTATGCGTGGACGAAGAGCGTAATGAAGGCCCAGCATGCGAGGATAGCTTTATTTACGGTCGATGGCCGGCCGCAGCCTGCTCTTTGCCTAATAAATCATGAGGTTGCGCCGTTTGTGCATGGGGCGGTAGAGCGAGGAGAGTTCAAGCTGCTTCCGGTGTTCAGGGAGGCCGCGAAGGCGATTGGGGCACAGCGCGGATGGGATGCGGATGAGACGCTCCTGAACCTTCCCTGGAGTGGAGAGTTGTCGGCTTTTGATAATGATTTGGATGGGTGGGCGCCAACAGAGGCACAGCGAGCGACATCGCACCTGTGGTTTGCGAATCTGAATACACCCGAAGAGTTTGGCGCAGCCGAGGCTTTTACTGGACTGCTGGAGACTGATTAA
- a CDS encoding NAD+ synthase → MKIALAQINPTVGDFAGNTKKILEYAMRSGEEGASLVVFPELAVCGYPPADFLEKASFLARAGQAVAEIAAWTAGSGRPAILCGTVMPATSPVGKRVRNVAVLLRGGEVSFVQQKMLLPYYDVFDEQRYFEPAGDQALTAVDGQPLAITICEDAWNDKGFWPRPMYQVDPVESLMVKWGEQAEGLAGHPRMILNISASPYWQGKPQVRQRMLTALAERHGAYVAMVNQVGGNDGLVFDGSSLVIGPKGNIVARGASFAEDIVIFDTDAADGMKAASNPAPLDEVEEVWSALVLGTRDYVRKCGFSKAVVGLSGGIDSALVAAIAVQALGAENVLGVGMPSEYSSLGSIEDARALAKNLGVRFELLPVHDVFAQYQQTLRPLFEGTPFGLAEENLQARIRGGLLMALANKFGSLVLTTGNKSEMSTGYCTLYGDMVGALAVIGDVMKTKVYAISQYVNRKCEVIPWATIEKPPSAELRPEQRDTDSLPPYEVLDPILEAYVERYCSAEQIAEEQGVDVALVRSILQLVERSEYKRQQAAPVLKVTKKSFGTGRRFPIAVKVQV, encoded by the coding sequence GTGAAGATAGCTCTCGCACAGATTAATCCGACGGTTGGGGACTTCGCCGGAAACACCAAAAAGATACTTGAATATGCGATGCGTTCTGGAGAAGAGGGCGCATCGCTTGTTGTTTTTCCAGAGCTTGCTGTCTGCGGATATCCTCCGGCGGACTTTCTGGAGAAGGCTTCCTTTCTTGCGAGAGCAGGCCAGGCGGTGGCTGAGATCGCTGCGTGGACGGCGGGGAGTGGACGACCTGCGATTTTGTGCGGGACAGTGATGCCGGCGACGTCGCCGGTGGGCAAGAGGGTGCGGAATGTGGCGGTTCTGCTGCGCGGCGGTGAGGTAAGTTTTGTGCAGCAGAAGATGCTGCTTCCGTACTATGACGTCTTTGATGAGCAGCGTTACTTTGAGCCGGCCGGGGACCAGGCACTGACCGCAGTCGATGGACAGCCACTGGCGATCACGATCTGCGAGGATGCCTGGAATGACAAAGGCTTCTGGCCGAGGCCGATGTATCAGGTCGATCCGGTTGAGTCCTTGATGGTGAAATGGGGAGAGCAGGCGGAGGGACTGGCTGGACATCCGCGCATGATTTTGAATATTTCGGCTTCGCCGTACTGGCAGGGGAAGCCGCAGGTACGCCAAAGGATGCTGACGGCTCTGGCGGAGCGGCACGGTGCCTATGTAGCCATGGTGAACCAGGTGGGCGGCAACGATGGTCTGGTCTTCGATGGCTCTTCGCTGGTGATTGGGCCAAAGGGAAACATTGTGGCGCGAGGGGCTTCGTTTGCCGAGGATATTGTGATCTTCGATACGGATGCAGCCGACGGAATGAAAGCTGCAAGCAACCCTGCGCCGCTGGATGAAGTGGAAGAGGTGTGGAGTGCGCTGGTGTTGGGAACTCGCGATTATGTTCGTAAATGCGGGTTCTCGAAGGCTGTTGTGGGGTTGAGCGGAGGCATCGATTCGGCACTGGTGGCTGCGATTGCAGTGCAGGCTCTGGGAGCAGAGAACGTGCTTGGTGTGGGCATGCCGAGCGAGTACTCTTCGCTGGGCTCAATCGAGGATGCGCGGGCGCTGGCCAAGAATCTTGGCGTGAGATTTGAGCTTTTGCCGGTCCATGATGTGTTTGCGCAGTATCAGCAGACGTTGCGACCGCTGTTTGAAGGAACGCCCTTTGGGCTGGCAGAGGAGAACCTGCAGGCGCGAATCCGTGGAGGGCTGCTGATGGCGCTGGCGAACAAGTTTGGCTCGCTGGTGCTGACGACGGGCAACAAGAGCGAGATGTCGACGGGATATTGCACGCTGTATGGCGATATGGTGGGTGCGCTGGCGGTGATTGGCGATGTGATGAAGACCAAGGTCTATGCGATCAGCCAGTACGTCAACCGTAAGTGTGAGGTGATTCCGTGGGCGACGATCGAGAAGCCGCCCTCGGCAGAGCTTCGGCCGGAGCAGAGGGACACGGATTCGCTGCCACCGTATGAGGTGTTGGATCCGATCCTCGAGGCCTACGTGGAGCGGTATTGTTCGGCCGAGCAGATTGCGGAAGAGCAGGGAGTGGATGTGGCCCTGGTGCGATCGATTCTGCAACTGGTTGAACGGAGCGAATATAAGCGGCAGCAGGCGGCTCCGGTGTTGAAGGTGACAAAAAAATCGTTCGGAACGGGACGCCGGTTTCCCATAGCGGTCAAGGTTCAGGTGTAA
- a CDS encoding sugar transferase, with protein sequence MTSMVWASWDLLTVFVAVILALRVRVVLPPQVPMLHVVPDLIEASPRTLFLYIGWFAACLVFFARSYGLYGPIQNRSGLHEQRMTVQAVLVSGLLLCGALYLFNGVAISRIVVALVVLFSAALLCVRRAIWRRMAYKRFREGMETRNVLIVGAGRVGYALRNHLESLNHLGFRFKGFVALTEREAESGDAEVIGDVRNCLSLARSLFVDEIFFSVPADKKLVIGMVEEARTAGIDVRVVPDMYDGLAWNAPVEYIGQFPTIPLHRRDFPMGAFLLKRALDIVLASAALLVASPIMLGIAIAVRLDSEGSIFYGAERIGRKGRTFSCYKFRTMVKNADKLKADLEHMNERDGILFKIANDPRITRVGAVLRKYSLDELPQFYNVLRGDMSLVGPRPPMAAEVEQYDLAHLRRLDVLPGITGLWQVEARQDPSFDSYISLDTAYVENWSLWLDLKILARTVHVVLSGTGT encoded by the coding sequence ATGACCAGCATGGTATGGGCTTCGTGGGACCTGTTAACTGTTTTTGTAGCGGTGATCCTGGCGTTGCGTGTCAGGGTGGTCCTGCCCCCGCAGGTTCCGATGCTGCATGTCGTCCCGGACCTGATCGAGGCGTCGCCTCGGACGCTGTTTTTGTATATTGGCTGGTTTGCGGCATGCCTGGTCTTTTTTGCACGGTCCTATGGGCTGTATGGCCCGATTCAGAACCGCAGCGGATTGCATGAACAGAGGATGACCGTACAGGCGGTGCTGGTCTCCGGGCTGCTCCTGTGCGGGGCGCTGTACTTGTTCAACGGTGTGGCGATCTCACGGATTGTCGTCGCGCTGGTGGTCCTGTTTTCGGCGGCCCTGCTCTGTGTGCGCCGCGCGATATGGCGGCGGATGGCATACAAGCGCTTTCGGGAGGGGATGGAGACCCGCAATGTGTTGATCGTGGGTGCCGGGCGGGTAGGGTATGCCCTGCGGAACCACCTTGAGTCGCTGAACCATCTTGGGTTTCGGTTTAAAGGCTTTGTTGCATTGACGGAACGGGAGGCGGAGTCGGGCGACGCAGAGGTAATTGGCGATGTGCGCAACTGCCTTTCGCTGGCGCGATCGCTTTTTGTGGATGAGATCTTCTTCTCTGTCCCGGCTGACAAGAAGCTGGTAATTGGCATGGTGGAAGAGGCGCGTACGGCCGGGATCGACGTTCGGGTAGTGCCCGACATGTATGACGGCCTGGCGTGGAATGCTCCGGTCGAATATATCGGCCAGTTTCCGACGATTCCGCTCCACCGGCGGGACTTCCCCATGGGGGCGTTTCTGCTCAAGCGCGCGCTGGACATTGTGTTGGCATCGGCTGCGCTGCTGGTGGCTTCACCGATCATGCTTGGAATCGCGATTGCGGTTCGTCTGGACTCCGAGGGCTCCATCTTTTATGGAGCGGAGCGTATTGGGCGGAAGGGAAGGACTTTTTCCTGCTATAAGTTCCGCACCATGGTGAAGAATGCCGATAAGCTGAAGGCCGACCTTGAGCATATGAACGAGCGGGATGGCATTCTCTTCAAGATCGCCAATGATCCTCGCATTACACGGGTTGGCGCGGTGCTGCGAAAGTACTCGCTGGACGAGTTGCCGCAGTTCTATAACGTCTTGCGCGGAGATATGAGCCTGGTAGGGCCACGGCCCCCGATGGCTGCCGAGGTAGAGCAGTACGATCTTGCTCACCTGCGCAGGCTGGACGTTCTGCCGGGAATTACCGGCTTGTGGCAGGTGGAGGCCAGGCAGGACCCCTCGTTCGATAGCTATATCTCGCTGGATACAGCTTATGTGGAGAACTGGAGCCTTTGGCTGGATCTGAAGATTCTGGCGCGGACCGTGCACGTGGTTTTGAGCGGAACCGGCACGTAG
- a CDS encoding DsbA family protein: MKISKCMLAGLASVLSVAVVAGAQTGTTNTAPKATAPTPALQLNDLGQTPKADPFPPANPKYFTAASPTVDTVNAFLKALWGYDSNRIWRVEAIQTTAAPGVSKVVVFISDKSPNAKVQTAAFFVTPDGHHVIAGDGVVSFGATPFADLRKTLEEHADGAARGAAGKDFMLVEFADLECPHCKEAQSTMDQLVKDFPNARVIFQPFPLAQIHPFAFKGAAYGYCVQKHSDAAFFTYAAAVFDTQAGLTAETGDATLKNAVTKAGLDPAAIDACAATPAIKAQVDASVKLAEDSGVNQTPELAVNGHLLPITQIPYETLKKIIAYQAQLDGVSTGAPAAGK, from the coding sequence TTGAAGATTTCAAAATGCATGTTGGCAGGATTGGCGTCGGTTCTCAGCGTTGCGGTAGTAGCTGGAGCACAGACAGGGACGACAAATACGGCACCGAAGGCAACAGCGCCGACCCCGGCGTTGCAGTTGAATGATCTGGGGCAGACCCCTAAAGCGGACCCGTTTCCTCCGGCAAATCCGAAGTACTTTACCGCAGCTTCGCCGACCGTCGATACGGTAAATGCTTTTCTGAAGGCATTGTGGGGATACGACTCCAACCGCATCTGGCGAGTCGAGGCGATTCAGACGACGGCTGCTCCGGGCGTGAGCAAGGTGGTGGTCTTTATCTCGGACAAGTCGCCGAATGCGAAGGTGCAGACCGCGGCGTTCTTCGTGACTCCCGATGGCCACCATGTCATCGCCGGCGACGGTGTGGTTTCGTTTGGCGCGACGCCGTTTGCCGATCTGCGTAAGACGCTCGAGGAGCATGCCGATGGCGCAGCACGTGGCGCGGCCGGCAAAGACTTTATGCTGGTTGAGTTTGCCGATCTGGAGTGCCCGCACTGCAAGGAGGCACAGTCGACGATGGATCAGCTGGTGAAGGACTTCCCCAACGCTCGTGTGATCTTTCAGCCCTTTCCGCTGGCCCAGATTCATCCGTTTGCATTCAAGGGTGCGGCATATGGGTATTGCGTACAGAAGCATAGCGACGCCGCCTTCTTTACTTATGCTGCAGCGGTATTCGACACGCAGGCTGGCTTGACCGCGGAGACCGGCGATGCCACGCTGAAGAACGCTGTGACCAAGGCAGGCCTGGACCCGGCAGCGATTGATGCATGCGCGGCTACGCCAGCGATTAAGGCGCAGGTGGATGCTTCGGTGAAGCTGGCGGAAGACTCCGGCGTGAACCAGACTCCGGAGTTGGCCGTAAACGGGCATCTTTTGCCGATTACACAGATTCCCTATGAGACGCTGAAGAAGATCATCGCCTACCAGGCCCAGTTGGATGGAGTCAGCACAGGGGCGCCTGCGGCCGGCAAGTAA